gtgtgtgagggagtgaCGGGAGGAGGGCGGATTTGTGCCAGGTACAATATTCCTAAAAGCCCTTTCAGACTTGGAAGCCACAACAACTCTCTGGTCACTCTGCATCCAGCTGCACTGGCAAAAGTctgacatgttcaaatgtcatGCTTTGATGCTTGTACGTGCATCCCACCTTCCAGTTTGAAAGAGCCTTAATGTATAATAACTGACAGATTTACTTGGGTTATTATTAAACGTGCatgcctgtgtgtctgtttgtgtgcgAGCTTGGAAAAAGAAGCTGATAATTGTGTTTTCCTCTTGCGCCCCATGATCCATAGTCTTCATTCGTACTAAGGCTCTATATACTTGGGAGGCCTGTGACAAAAGGTCTTTATGTCCTGTGTCACATGACGTCACGGTTGGCATTGCTTCAATCCATATCTTTTATCTTGTGCTAAATATACGGGGACAGCACCTAATTAGACTGTATTGCATCAACACTCAAGAACAAAGACGAACTTTCCCCCATTATGTGGCTGATTTTATCTGATACGTTACTGGCTGATGTGTTGGAACTGTATGCCTCACTGAATCCTATTGTCATACCTCTGTATGTGGTTAGGATTTGGCCTGCATTACTGTTGAATTGAGTTGTCGGTGCTTCAGTGAATGCTTCATGACTTGTGTAAGTACAGATCAATTTAAAGAAACATATAAAATCTGTCTacactttatatttttgtagataatatatatttatttttattcattgttgAATAAAGTTTAAATTATTGTATCACTCTCACATCAGTCACTtcactgtgtatttttttaacttaaggGGATAGTTCGGATTTTAAAGTTGGGCTGTAAGGggcacttatccatagtcagtgtattacctacagtagatgtcagtcagcacgcctCTAGTTTAAAGAAGCGTCAGTACTACCAGCAcggaaggaggggaggggggcagcggcaaatgtattttagccacctaaaaaactGTTTGCATGCTCTATTAGGAGTATTTCCGCCGCCGACAGCCTGTTCTGACAGGTAAGCcgttaatggcttcagttcgccatctatgctctcttcaaagtcaccagactccattgacaaaaacactcattttggcttgctgaacacaggagctgctggtctaccactgcttcgataaattagtttgtttgtgttattgtgggactttggtgaatctgaactaaccctgtttaaatgccaaagtcacacagtaaacaaaacagcTGATCGACGTAGggatagaccagcagctcctgtgttcaacactgttaaattgctgtttttctcaatggagtctggcattaAAGAGAGCGATatagcagcttcagttcccgTCAGAAATagctgtctgacggcaaggtgGAGTGGTGGAAATGTTCGTAGTATAGCATACATTTAAactgtttatatattttttaggtggctgaaaatatgttttgttgctgaccccctCCACAGAAGTTCATTGcatagcttccatgtcagactccagtcGGATCCAAAACTGGGGGCGTGTtcactgacatctactgtatgtaatacactgaccatGGATAAGTACCTTACACAAccctaatctctcaagacagattctgcaatttacattaaagtttttttttgtttgtttgtttgttttttaccgatggatttccagattgacaCAACCCCACCTCAAAagatccgaactatccctttaacacaaACCTccctgaaaatgaaaattttgatggatacaaaacagaagaaaaagaaacaggccAGCAGCATCAAATCTGTTCCATATACTTTATTGGCGTTACAAGTAGTGCATTTTTAACAGGTTATATTGGTGTAAGTAGTTGATAATTCAACAAAATACTGCATGTAATCCTGATGGCAAACATCTCACAGTTAAGTTTCGTTGATCAGTTTGGTCTAACCCCTCTTGAAAATCCTCTTTGCATCCACACCTTCATAGTTGTAGCTCTGTTGACGAAAGATCATGTTGGTTAGGACAGTTACTATACAACTTATGTGTTTCTGCATCTGGCTGAATCATCAAGAGGGTTTTCTCAGACAGAAATTCTGCATTTGAGGTCCTTACTCATAATAATTTAACATACGTAATCAGAATTAGATACAGACATCCCAACTAAACCTAATCTCTGTACCCTCCATAACAAGGTCCcaaatgtttaataaaaaaatgtcgATTTTTAGTGCACTAATTTGCATAGTTATAAATCAACCCCACCTGTATAAGTTCATCTCCTTGGACTACTCTGGTTGTTGTCAGTTGCTTTCCGTTGTCCTTTCTCATGAAGATTCCCTTCATCATGTCTCCCTCCAAGGTCCACGCACCCTGCAGGGTGAAAAATGAATCAATGACATGAACACTGGGTGGGAATAGTTTGTAGAAGGCTGGCAGTTTTATGGCTGTTCATAGTAGTGAGTTAAAAAATCAACAGGTTGGCACAATAGAAGTCAAGCCTTGAGCTAACAACTTGTTCTTGCAGCTCAGAGGTTCAAAGTCTAAAGTGACTGAAATAGCCAGCTCATCGCAAAGTGTTTAGAACTAAATGGATTGGAGACAAACTTGAGTCTTTTCTTGTAAAGACCTATTTCAGAGTAATTATCAAGTCTAATGATGGGAAAAGATGCCCGACTAGTAGCCCATTATGCTTACCGATAATTCTGTTCCATCTGCAAGGCTGTAGTCGAAGGTGACCCCCAGGGTGAAGTCTATTTCCAGGGTGCGGAAATTGCTGCTCTCCTTGATCTTAAACTTGTCTCCAGTCTGTTCGATGGTTATCTTGAGGTTATCATGAGACGCCAGCTTCCTCTTCACCATGTTAATTCCTATCAATAGACACATTGGAATATGTTCAATAGGCTCTGAACAATCAGAGGAAGTTTGTCAGGACTTAATCACTTTTCAAGTACAAGAAGTTCCTtcgtttgtgtgtttgtagacGGTAAGTGTGTATAAAAGTTAAATCATAAACATGCTCTGTAGGTCATTGTGCCATCAAGTGTCCTTTAACTGAAATTTGATTCAGTAAGCATTTAAAAAGTTAGGATATTAACTAAGAACTTGAGTGCACACATTACAAAAACTTAAATGTGATCAAGTAAAACATTTGCAGGATTATTAGTTTGCTGCATAACTGATATTTTGACTTAGAAACAACTATATTTATTCAATTAAAACTAAATCAGAGCTTTATCAGATCTTGTGATTATATAATCTTACTATACAGAGAGTAGACATGGTAAagacactgtcatttttctaCCTATGCATTAAAATCTGCATAACTAAGAAATATGCTCTTCTGTTTCAGCATTTCATCAGCTCAGTTTGACATCACTCACCCATTTGCTCCATGAATTTCTCATAGTTATCATTGCGATCGATTTTCCAGGTGCCGTTGAAGGTCATGGTGGCTGCGAGGGTGAGCTGGGTGACTGCAGCAAGGAGGAGGCCGAGGAGTGTCTCACTCAAGGTCTGCCACTCCTTTTAAACCGCGCACCCTCCTATCTCGACATCTAATCAAAATGCTGATGTGGCCGACTAAAGCTCACATTTTCCCCAGGCAATatccacagctgcagctgattggGTAATGCTATGGTCTTCCTGGACAGAACAGCTCCACGCCCAGTAAAACACATTATGATACTGTATACTTGTTGAACAGCAGAGTGGTTGGTATCCTCTTTTAcctgcatgtttgtttgtgcaggGCGTTGGTCATAGCTTCACCATGTGTTCAGTGCAGAACAGTGATAGAGCGTGCAGCAAATACAAACATATTCAGAACTTTAACTTGAAACACAATCATGtgtttaatgtctgttttttgGTCCCTGTATGTCAAACagcaccaccacctccacccaaacaataaaagacaaacCTTAACAATCATGTTGAAGCACATGCAAGTACAAGTTTTCCACTACTTAAATGTGACTGTGATGTCACTTTGGCAGACCCCTTATCACTGGGCCAAGATATTACTGCAATACATGTAATTGCTTTGTGCAAATACAACGTTGATCAGTGTGGGTGATAATGTGTTTCCAGTGATACCTTTGAACTTAATCTGGCCATTGTTGATGAGCGAGACCTTTGATATTTGAAGTTAATATTACACTGTGTGTACACAGTGTAATTTGTCATTAAGATGCATTATTAAACCTGATATGATGCCTTTTATAGTCTGTCTGGATAAACACAACGCTGACAGaaagttttgtttagttttttgtaGGGCGCAAATGGATGAAGACACAATACTGGCTACAAACAAACTGCGGAATTATCTTAAAAGGGCGGGGAGGTAAAACAGCAAATGCACATGCAATAGTATTTCTTAAACACCCATGCCAAGTATCACAAAGGGATAAATAAAACATGCCAGTTGTCTTTCTTATCTGCGTGACCTCTCATCTTACTATGTGGCTCAAGAGACCTTTGCCTGACCTTCACTTTCCCCTCAATGAATCTGCCTCTTATCAGATAAAAGACCTTTCTACCATGACTGTAGTGATGAAATTTAACAGGTGATCTTAAGACACACGGTACTAGATTGGGCCTTATTGAAGCTAATCTTTAACAAAATGATACACCACAATGTTTTATGCTAGTTGTAGTATCAGGTGTAACATTACACGCAAATTGGAGAGGCTGTCGCTGCAGTGGCTCAAAGTCTGTTTAAGTCGATGCTGTATGTCTGTGAAAGCTGATCCAACAGTCAAATTGTGAAGTTTTTTTTGTAGCATCCATCTAAGCATAAGGGTTTGGGGGCTAGAAGATCTGAAGCAGGCTTGAACTAGCTGGATAAATCACGATGGGGGGCTGAAAAAGAGGTGCGTCCACCTTCTTACCAACACTGGAGGGCTCTTAAGCAAGGCCTTTAACAGCTAACTGCTTCTAAGTAGATGCTCTGTTGCCATAAAATCAAATTGTGGTTGAATTGATAACTTTTTGCATcacaacacatttgtttttgactTCATTTTTAATATCTGATGAGTACTTTTACAGCTCTTCATAGCCAGGCTCCAGGTTACATTTCAGAGTTGATCCAATTTATCAACCAGTGCCCAGCCTGACAAAAAACTGCAAACTTTAACTGTCTGAATATGAACAGGGccttcaagaaaaaaaagcatatcTCCCAACAAAACCTGcctggataaataaagttaataacAATATTATTCATGCATACCACAAAGCCCTTTTCATAGCAGTCACTTTAGCTCAAGAGGCAAAAAACCCCTACAACTACCACAATGCACTGGGTCACACctgaccaataaatgctcccgctggtgggtgatATAATGCATGTGTGACTGTTTCCGcagaaacaatatggcggccggctggtaacaaaaacaatctgGAATTGAGGTAAGCTAAAATGTTTATGAAACAGTTCTGAAACCCTTTTAGGCGAGATATATGCAAAACTTTCTCAGCCTCAGTTTTACAGTGCAGGAAACAGCATGGTGCCCGCTTCTTTCTTATTCTTcttattacagccaaacagtacactaaaatattttttgattatattttaggtgagaaacaggcaatagTATCAGCAGTATCAGAatgttggtttatatttgatcagcactgcctagttttaccaaTTAATCTGAGTTTTGTCTAAGTTTGAGAGAAAGAAGGATTTGGCCAGTTCTGTATGTTTGAGGCCCCTGACTCAAGGTTAGGCCATGGTTCAAAGGGTCACGGTTTGTAAATCCTGGTAAATAAATGTGCATTTGTGTACAGCGTGAGGGCAATGGCTGATTGGGACATGTGACTCAGACTCAAGCTAGCAAACTACACATTGGTCCGCTGTCCCACACAAAGTCAACTAGCTAGGTAACGTTGCTATTGACTGCCTGCCGATAACCAGCCAGAAGAAAGTAGCACATGATGAGtccacaaacacaccaaacatTCCCGCTCCTATCCTTTCTCCTTCACTGTTTCCGTAGCACGACTGACGGGGTACTCTTGGTAGCTTTATATTCATCTAGGGGAGACTAAACACTTTTTGTCTCAGCACCTATAACTTGCTGAATTTTTATGTTAGAGCTCTCAAATATTGACACACAGTACCCTTATTTGTTTACTACAAATAGCAATGTTTCCAACTTTTTACAAAGGTGTAACTGGCTCATGTGCACTCATCAGATGCTTTGTACCTCACATGGAGTGAGTCCAAAATATCTGCTGCCTCAGTTAAGTAACTGGTCAAGTCATTCTCTTGCTGTGCATTGAAGACTTTTTGACTGCTGTGATCGCCCACACAGGGCAGCTTTGTTGGTCCTCGTCCTCTGAGGATTTGTGCTCTCATCTGCTCAGTGTCCATGGCAGATTGAGTATTATTTGGGGAAAGACGTCACTGTCTAACCTGACTCATCTGCCTCACCTCATCTGATGCTGATTTTAGTACATGTACAAGCACACCCCTATcaggttttctttcttttcctggCATTCTGAGAAAAGGAGCGAGACAGATCGATAAACTGTGTTTAGTTGTCATTAAGGTTATTTGTAACACTTTCATGAGAGGTGTTACAACCATCCCCACCTCTGTCAGCCAGTGTTTAGCAAGCTGTAGCAGCATGGTAGTTTAAATGTCAGCAAAGATGAAATACCTCACATTTTACCAAAGAGACcgctctcttcttttttctaaGTTATATAATTCTAATTTCAACACTCTCAGTACTAATCAAAATATAGACTTGGTCCCAGAAATTACTTTCACAcctgaaaatcagtgttttgacTCAGCACACTTCTTCACACAACCATGAAATTGAACATGCAAGGTCAGAAAGGAAGTGTTCATCCAATAACCATGTATTATGACTTATACCTTCAGTGTGCAAAAGTAAAGGACACCTTCACAGTGGCCCCATGCTTGGAGGAAAGTAATCAAGAGGGGGTCTGAGGGTCCTCCCCCAGGAGATCTGGAGTGTCAGActcttcatttcctgcatcctggctatttttatgcaccaatttgttttttattcatcaAGTTCAAAGTCCTATCTACTCTAAACATGAATGTAAAAGGACAAGAGAGTTAATTAAAGTGAGCAGTTGCATCAGTTATCTTAAGGATGAAAACATCAGATCACAGACATGGGCAAATGACAGTGTGGGATACTCTGTAATAACACCTCacatcttttaaacattaaatggtTTGTCATAACTTAAACAAGTTTGCACCAACTTTGTGGTGACCCCATTTTTAAATAATCAGAAGTAagttgttatcttttgcatgaCCACCAGAGTGCGCTCTTTACAAAAAAATCTACTTTAGTCAAAGTAAAGACAATGCATCTGTTAAATTTAGACTTAACAAGAGCCACAATGAGCAGATCGATAAGGCAATATCATGAAATCAACACTTCTTTAGAATAGTATTTATTAGTTACCTCTCGACAGAAACATTGTTAAAGTAAAACAATCAATGCACTCATACAGTACAAGAGGCACCTGTTTGTTTCTAATACAGGAAGCAGCATGGTTggaaaatattgttttctaGGGCATAATGTGCTGAAGGACTTTGGAAAtataaggttaaaaaaaagaggggtACATGTGAAATGAATccaacacatacagtacatagtTTAACTTAAAGAGGCACAAAACGTAGTGTCATCCATAATAGAGTTTACTTTATGTATTCATATGAGAAAAAACATATAATATGGTGttaacaataaatataaatatcttTAAGACTATCTTAACATTGAGTAGAACTGAAAATGTGAATATTATTTCACAGAAGCAGACAAAAAGTGAGCAAAGAGGTGCAATCAATTTGTCAAAGTAGTGTACAGtgctcatttttaaatatctattTTAATAATTAAGTGAACAGTTGGTGATGATACAGGTTCAACGTGTACCATTTgtggcttttttaaaaataaatcaacatgaAATACATCTTTGACGTGTAATATATGACTCTAGATAGAAAGAAGTGGTGAACACGGTGATATAAATCTATATAAATATAACAGCTATTATATCTAAATTCTTATTTCTTCTTATGATCGTGGTGCCAGTGTAACATACTCAGTGTAAAACTCTCAGagcaaatgaacaaataaatggaTCCCTAAAATAGTGACAGTATTGTTTGGCACAAGcttaagtatgtgtgtgtgtgtatatatatatatatatatatatatatatatatatatatttatttatttattttacactcgtttatttgatttaatagaCTTTAAATTCTCAATATAGAACAAATGCAGTATGACAAAATTAGCAACTAAAAATATTGAAGATAGATGGAAAATGTTTTGCTTATCAAAACTGTTAATGATTTGTATGTACAATAACAATGTGAGAATATTTTGTCCAAAAATGTATCAAACTTGATTATCACTAACCTCTACTATTCATGGAACACTTAACTATTGTGTCTAcgctaaaaaatatatactgaggtcacaaaaaaaacaagcagggAGAGCAATGGCACAGGTTTAAATTCACGTTGAAACAGCTGTGGATTATCAcattaaaaatatctgtatgtCTGTAGATAGTTAATCATTTCTTTATTTCAGCTGATCCATCTCTCCCCTGCCTCAAAATGAGTGTAAGAAATTCTGACTACACAGTACCACACTGCAGCTCCTGTTACAGTAGATGACACTCATGGTGTTGTAGTGTTGAATCCAATCTGCTGAGCTTTAACTAGCAGTGGTGGACTCTGTGTCCGTGGGATTCCTGGACAGAAACCACACCTTCATCGgttccttctttcctttcatGGTTACGGGGCCCCGGTACTCCAAATTAAACTGAGGGTCAGCGTTCTCAGCAGACTGCAAACACCTGAAATACAACGTCAGCACCATCATAAATCACTCGTCCCGTATGGTCCAGGGGCATTCTGTATCCTACTTTTACTAACACATAAATCCAT
The window above is part of the Epinephelus moara isolate mb chromosome 5, YSFRI_EMoa_1.0, whole genome shotgun sequence genome. Proteins encoded here:
- the fabp2 gene encoding fatty acid-binding protein, intestinal; its protein translation is MTFNGTWKIDRNDNYEKFMEQMGINMVKRKLASHDNLKITIEQTGDKFKIKESSNFRTLEIDFTLGVTFDYSLADGTELSGAWTLEGDMMKGIFMRKDNGKQLTTTRVVQGDELIQSYNYEGVDAKRIFKRG